A DNA window from Pogona vitticeps strain Pit_001003342236 chromosome 2, PviZW2.1, whole genome shotgun sequence contains the following coding sequences:
- the MRPL27 gene encoding large ribosomal subunit protein bL27m, translating to MAAAAALVARLFPLPGAAGGSLLPVPVLNAVAVRFVASNRGKKSLNNPRRRAARHSGLKKHDGEFVHAGNILATQRLIRWHPGAHVGIGRNNCLYALEDGVVRFTKEVYVPHPLSRQSSEVICNLPRGAVLYKTFVNVVPKNEVGSFKLVDML from the exons atggcggcggcggcggcgctcgtTGCGCGGCTTTTCCCTTTACCGGGAGCGGCCGGCGGGAGCC TTTTGCCTGTTCCCGTGCTGAATGCAGTTGCAGTGAGGTTTGTAGCCAGTAATCGTGGAAAGAAATCCCTAAATAATCCTCGGAGAAGAGCTGCAAGACATTCTGGGCTCAAAAAACATGACG GAGAGTTTGTTCATGCGGGAAACATACTGGCGACACAAAGACTGATCCGCTGGCACCCAGGCGCTCAT GTGGGAATTGGCCGAAATAACTGTCTGTATGCGCTGGAAGATGGGGTTGTGAGATTCACCAAGGAAGTGTATGTGCCACATCCCCTTAGTAGGCAAAGCTCGGAAGTGATCTGCAACTTACCTAGAGGAGCTGTGCTGTATAAGACTTTTGTCAATGTAGTTCCCAAAAACGAGGTGGGGAGTTTCAAGTTGGTCGACATGCTCTGA
- the EME1 gene encoding structure-specific endonuclease subunit EME1 isoform X2, translated as MFPELDESDGEELPAFHSLIKQPPEEGGVVVLCNSDSEGSSISSPAWKKPRGAQDSTEAAPGRKVVVLLSSESEEEEIIPLVERLKKKLPATQPSVAGTSFTRIQEQRSQDSAGGSKVSSSNEEAAPGGLQPSLPRGPEAQRRAAPGTWELSESDEDLPSWEPTKQALDQPSVCLSDCPVQNVTHQVTQISLKPFPVQTNAKRSQEELEQARQAALQRRKDRDAQKALQEQERERRKVLANRQKAQRPEECLKHIQVVLDPGLLQVEGGGQVLSALQAMECSCVIETQAVPFSITWRRKTGLAQVEGGDLMEEPSILVLVLLEDFVTMIRNSKQVGMEGPVETLQSFVANIMKKAPGKTLALAVVELEKYFSSHKHKSQKKLPQQEQNGSEAQEQGRQRNPRGPKSVRELSRVDVEEAMVDLQLHMGVQVQILESWKEFGDFARMFTKAVAETPFKGGLGYGHEGGPLWKGVAAGLEEADSAIQPGHSRDGQCYCSQISFSSATHAGL; from the exons ATGTTCCCAGAGCTGGATGAGAGTGATGGTGAAGAGCTACCAGCCTTCCATAGTCTAATCAAACAGCCTCCTGAAGAGGGTGGAGTGGTTGTGCTCTGCAACTCAGACTCTGAGGGTTCCTCCATTTCTTCTCCTGCATGGAAAAAGCCTCGAGGGGCTCAGGATTCAACTGAGGCGGCCCCTGGTAGAAAGGTGGTGGTGCTACTCAGCAgcgaaagtgaggaggaggaaatcATCCCTTTGGTGGAAAGGCTTAAGAAGAAGCTTCCAGCCACCCAACCATCTGTAGCTGGTACTTCGTTTACTAGAATCCAAGAACAGCGCTCCCAAGACTCCGCTGGAGGCAGCAAGGTGTCTTCCAGTAATGAGGAAGCAGCCCCCGGTGGCTTACAGCCGTCACTCCCCAGGGGCCCGGAGGCTCAGAGAAGAGCTGCGCCCGGAACATGGGAGTTGTCAGAGAGTGATGAGGACCTGCCTTCATGGGAACCCACAAAGCAAGCTTTGGACCAACCTTCAGTTTGTCTCTCTGACTGCCCAGTGCAAAATGTCACCCATCAGGTGACGCAGATCAGCCTGAAACCCTTCCCTGTTCAGACAAATGCAAAACGGAGCCAAGAAGAGCTTGAGCAAGCTCGCCAGGCTGCCCTGCAGAGGAGGAAAGACCGAGATGCCCAGAAGGCATTGCAGgagcaggaaagagagaggaggaaggttCTGGCCAACCGGCAGAAGGCCCAGAGACCAGAGGAATGTCTGAAACACATTCAAGTGGTGCTGGATCCAG GTCTTCTCCAGGTCGAAGGTGGTGGACAGGTGCTTAGTGCTCTACAGGCCATGGAATGTAGCTGTGTGATTGAGACCCAGGCTGTCCCCTTCAGTATCACCTGGCGAAGGAAAACTGGACTTGCTCAG GTTGAAGGTGGTGACTTGATGGAAGAACCCAGCATTCTAGTTCTGGTGCTGCTAGAAGACTTTGTCACCATGATTCGTAACAGTAAACAG GTTGGCATGGAAGGACCCGTGGAGACTTTGCAGAGTTTTGTTGCTAATATCATGAAGAAAGCCCCGGGGAAAACTCTGGCACTTGCTGTTGTAGAACTAGAAAAATATTTCAG TTCCCACAAGCATAAATCTCAGAAGAAACTACCCCAACAAGAACAGAATGGCAGTGAAGCCCAGGAACAGGGCAGACAGCGAAATCCGAGAGGGCCAAAGTCAGTCCGAGAATTGTCCCGAGTAGACGTTGAAGAA gcTATGGTGGATCTGCAGCTTCACATGGGTGTCCAAGTTCAAATCCTAGAGAGCTGGAAGGAGTTTGGTGACTTTGCCAGAATGTTTACTAAGGCTGTGGCTGAAACACCATTCAA AGGGGGACTGGGTTACGGGCATGAAGGTGGACCGCTCTGGAAAGGGGTTGCTGCAGGTTTGGAAGAAGCAGATTCAGCAATTCAGCCGGGTCATTCTAGAGATGGCCAATGCTATTGTAGCCAAATATCCTTCTCCTCTGCTACTCATGCAG